CTAGGGTCAGGACTCATTGATCGAGCCAGAAGATAACAGTTGCCGCGATACAGATGGCGCTGAAGAATGTGTGAGCGCAGCGGTCGTAACGCATGGAGAGACGTCGCCAGTCCTTAAGTCCGGCGAACATATTCTCGACCTTGTGACGCTGCCGATACAGGGATTTGCAATATGTTAGGGGCGATCTGCGCCCAGCCCGCGGCGGAATGCAAGGCTCTATTCCTCGCTTAGCGAGAGCCGCTCGGAAGGCATCGCTGTCATAGCCCCTTGTCGGCGATCAGAGTCTCAGCCTCTGGCAAGAGAGGAGAGACCAGAGCCGCACCTTACGATATTGCGTCGAACGGATTGCCGACATCGCGAGAACCGCACCTCATCGGTTAGATTCCATCGCAGCCCTCATAAACTCAAGGATCACCGGGTGAGGCTGGGTGATGCTCGAAGTCAGCTGAGGTACATAGAGAGTAGCAATGAAGAAGCGATGCGCGGGGATAGTCAGAATCCTCGCTTCGCCGGATGCGTCCGTGCCAATGATTCTCAATCCTGCGTCATGTAGCTTCTGCTGATGCTCCGGGTTCAGTCCGAAATTGCAGTAGTACTGCTCGCGTGGATTCTTCCCCCCGTAGATCGCATCTGCGAGGCTGCCCGGCTCGATTTTGACTTCCATCGTCTGCCCCACGAGCGAGCACGATAATGGTGTGATGAAGAGGTTGGAGGCGTAGGGATCATATTCGGCGTGCGCGGCGTCTTCGAAGCCCATGACATTGCGACTGTATTCGATCACAACGTGCTGGCAGCCCCCGCAAGTCCCCAAGAGGGGAACGCCGCTCTCGCGCGCGTAACGAATTGCATTGATGGCTCCGAGAAGGCTCTTGTATGGGCTCCCGGGAACAATCCAGATCGCATTAAAACGCCGAAGCTGTTCGGCTGCCCCGGCCTCCAGCTGGACGGTTGAGATCCATTCCGCCGTAATTCGTCCCTCCAGCGTCAGCCGAGCATGCTCAATCGCATCGTTGGTTGCGGTGTGAGGCAGGAAGGAAGGGGTGAATTCGCCAACAAGCGCAATCGCTATGGCGTCGGACATGATCGCTCTCCGGCTGTAGTTCCGCCTTGTAAGAGCATGCCGGTCATGTATATGTAAAATTACTTCGACAGCAGCTGCATATGACAATTACTAATATATCTCTCGC
This region of Bradyrhizobium sp. SZCCHNS1050 genomic DNA includes:
- a CDS encoding glutamine amidotransferase-related protein; this encodes MSDAIAIALVGEFTPSFLPHTATNDAIEHARLTLEGRITAEWISTVQLEAGAAEQLRRFNAIWIVPGSPYKSLLGAINAIRYARESGVPLLGTCGGCQHVVIEYSRNVMGFEDAAHAEYDPYASNLFITPLSCSLVGQTMEVKIEPGSLADAIYGGKNPREQYYCNFGLNPEHQQKLHDAGLRIIGTDASGEARILTIPAHRFFIATLYVPQLTSSITQPHPVILEFMRAAMESNR